CAGGACGGCAGAGGAGCGCAGCTTTGCCACCACATACCCAGCCAAAAAGCCCTTGAGGAATGGAGAGCTGAAAACACTTCCAGCCTGAGTTGAGGAAGAGAGCAAATGCGAGGGAGCGAGAGAGAAAACACAGAACTTTTAATAACATGGAAGAAAGCTTTGAAAAATTTGCCAAAAATCTAATGAATCCCAACCTGAACTTCATTCTCCATCCGATGCTGAATGTCTTCAAGCTGATCTTTAAGCAGAGACAGATCTTTCAGCTGCCTGAACGGATCCTGTGcaagaaacacacaaacaaaatcttgtttatagttctgggACAGTGTGTCATCACGGGTGTGCCCACAGAAAAGGTACTCGATGCCCTCTATCACAGCAGCATGGCTTGAACAGTCCTTTGCCTATATTTAAGTAAAACAGTTAAGAATAAAGATAACTAATAGCCTAGGCTGTATCGTAATAGACTGATAAGTGTCAGGGAATACACGTGTAAAAGACTGACAACAGTGTAACTTTCTGAACAGCAAATTAGAAATATTTGTTCTGTGTGATTGCGCCACCAAATTCTATTCAAACAGAATCGAAAGCGTTAGTtggtaaaataataacaataaataataataataaaaaaaggtataGCTGAGTTCAAAAACACACCAACCTTGTTGTCCGCCATGTCCGCTTGAGCGCGATCAGAATTTCTGAGCTCGATTTTTCAACCTGAAACGCATGACTGCCCTAAATCCAGATAATATTTAGCAGAGACTGACCACTTCtattaaagtgaatgggaacGCGTTAACGGTAAAAGGTCAACGAACGTAGAAAGGAAGTTCCGCCTTACaggcaaaagagccaatcactttttagatacagacgtcgcctgtcaatcaactcgataACACGCATGCGTATTagctgggggggaggggggggggtagTTTTTTTAGCCTAATCTGAGGtgaagaagcacagtttatgttaccagtgttgtcagattttactgttgattcGAAAAATGTCCTTTgaccgtaatcttgaccaaccgttttgtagatttcagtctttccccattcaaagagataggagctgtactttaatGCCgattgtttacatagaaaatagctgcctgggagggTTCCAAAAAtagccgccgagtggactgacttgctaaataTATCTTTGCTTAAATCCCACTCTTCGTTTGATTACATTAGTTTGACATAAATTGACTTAAAGATTAGATTGTTCTATTTTAAACAAATGGCTCTTGTCTTGGAAAGAAAGTATAAAACGATGGGGGTTTGTACTTCGAAAAGAAGTCAAAAAGAAGTTATGTTTCTAGTTTCTGAAAGTTGTTCATATTCATGGACGcactttatgtatttatttttggacCAATTTCCTTGACttttaatgcactgtaaaaataaattatgtgaaATTTACGGCAGCTGTGGTTGCTAGAAATTAACCGGAAAAAAAtacggtgaccatgtttcaggcttcaTGGGATAAAATTGATGCCTTTtaaaaaagtctgcttttcactttaaagagatagttcacccaaaaataaaaataatttaatcatttactcaccctcgtgccatcccagatgtgtttgactttctttcttcagtagaacacaaacaaagatttttaaaagaatatctcgacatatatatatatatatatatatatatatatatatatatatatatatatatatatatatatatatatatatatatatagtcttattgtgtattctatatatggtttattttctattcaatttttgtttatttattattattattactattattattactattattattaattttctattattatctgtcttgttgctgttttgtattgttgtgcactggaagctcctgtcaccaagacaaattccttgtatgtgtaagcatacttggcaataaagctcattctgattctgattctgtaggtccatacaatgcaagtgaatggtgatctgacctttgtagctccaaaaatcacatataggaaacataaaagtaatccataagactccagtgtttaaatccatattttcagaagcgatatacaccgatcagccacaacactgaaaccacctgcctaatatcgtatAGGTCcaccttgtgccgccaaaacagctctgacctgtcgaggcatggactccacaagacctctgaaggtgtcctgtggtatctgcaGGGTTGTGGAgttacggaatacatgtaacgggattacgtatttaaaatacaaaatgttagtagctgtattccactacagttagtATCAtgggtaattagaatacagttacactcaaaatgtattttgattactgaagagattactttgtcatttgttccatttaatatgtagtctattcagatggaaaacatttatctatataaatgatgcgattcaaagtgcatttgaacagcagtaaaacactttcttaagatgtgtaacattcatatgagcagacagagaagtaagtttgcagtaagtttggagtagcagaaatagaaataacccttgtgtaaattgtcatgtgaacatttagctttatgctaagctaaaatgctttttcaaaccattttacatgcacctgttaccaggcgtgatatttttttatcaagaaaatccacgttagatcataatttatttattttgtctagtaagacctttaaaaTTAGGGTAAAGATCTTATTTTTGAtgagatgttttgtttttctgtaaaaatatctaaaaagtcTTAAAGCAAGATCattttgctttatcttgttttagaagcaacactgaaTAAGATATTAAGGctcttttcagaaaatgtatttttaacatgtgtattttgtcttactgtaatggcagattttttttatagtcaaaacaagtgaaaaaatctaccagtgctgaagaagtaatccaaagtatttagaatactttactgaccttgagtaatctaacggaatacgttacaaattacattttacatcatgtattctgtaatctgtagtggaatacattttcaaagtaaccctcccaaccctgggtatctggcaccaagacgttagcagcaaactctttaagtcctgtaagttgcgaggtggggcctccatggatcggacttgttggtccagcacatcccatagatgctcaatcggattgagatctggggaattaactctttgtcatgttcctcaaaccattcctgaacaatttttgcagtgtggcaggatgcaTTATCTTGCTGAAAGAGGGCCATAAGGGAaaactgttgccatgaaggggtgtacgtggtctacaatctttaggtaggtggcacgtgtcaaagtaacatccacgtgaatgccaggacccaaggtttcccagcagaacattgcctagagccATCAcactgccttcttcccatggtgcatcctgctgccatctcttccccaggtaaacaatgcacaCGCACCCAGCTgcccacatgatctaaaagaaaacgtgattcatcagaccaccttcttccattgctccatggtccagttctgacgctcacgtgtcCATTGTAGGccctttcggcggtggacaggggtcagcatgggcactctgaccagtctgcagcaacgcagccccatacgcagcaagctacGATGCACTGtttgttctgacacctttctatcatggccagcattacgtttttcagaaatttgtgctacagtagctcttctgtgggatcagaccagacggggtAGCCTTCGCTCCCCGCGCATCAGTGaaccttgggtgcccatgaccctgttgccggttcaccggttgtccttccttggaccacttttggtaggtactaaccactgcatccCACAAGAcatgctgttttggagatgctctgacccagtcaactagccattacaatttggcccttgtcaaagtcgctcagatacTTACACTTGAATTTCATGtccttccaacacatgaaattcaagaactgactgttcacttgctgcctaatatatcccaccccttgacaggtgccattgtaacgagataatcgatgttattcacttcacctgtcagtggttttattgttgtggctgatcagtgtaggtgtgggtaagaaacagatgaatatttaagtccttttttgtactctaagtctccactttaactttcactttcatatgtacaagtaaaactaaacaggcaccacatgtgactttcagatgtaaaagtgaaagtagagatgtGAGAGTGAAAATGGACTTTCATTTTGATccatttcttacccacacctattatatcatttcggaagagatggatttaaccactggagtctttacttttatgttgcctttatataaTATTTGGAGTTATAAAGgtctgatcaacattcacttgcattgtatggactacagagctgaggtatttttctacaaatccttgtttgtgttctgctgaagaaagaaagtcatacacatctgggatggcaggagggtgagtaaatgatgggagcactttcatttttgggtgaactgtccctttaaaatgtattgttaatcaccataggaactacaaatgtaattaacaaGAACTAGCAACTTGTGATAGTCAGATTTTTACTCACTCATGACACAATTGGTCCATCTGGTGGTGACAGTGGATAAGGTAAAAAATGTATGACACAAACACCCATTTAACTGAACATTATTATAGGATTTTTTCATATCTGCCGGAAGTTGATCGCAATAAAATCTAAACATCTAAATTTATAACCTCTGAATATCctctaataaaatatttatcgAATGATTTGTACAGGTCACACTGTATATATCTTGCTTCTTACAGGTGAGGATACTGCAGAGGTGGAATGGACGGAGTCGGACGGGAGAAAAGTTACCCTGAGCTGCTGGTGTCTCATGATTTAAAAACGAAGCACAGCAATATTAGTTTAAAcgcctattttatttttatttttagtcaaGATAAAACTAAAAAGTGATTGCAAGTCCGTAAAGCTGGTAAAATCGGGAcgtctgtttttttttataacctaATCATTTAGAAACAACATGGAATATTATTATAGATAAATTAAAAACAGATATATTCTAATTATAAACCTTGTAAACCTTGATATTGAAAAAACttccaaataagggaattaatTCAGAccgtttattatttattttcgaAATGTTGTTCAACCACGATGTATTTCACAGACCTACATAAGATGTGTTTTCTGGAAACGCTTGAGTCCATCTCTGTGACTGCAGAATTCAGACGCTCGCGACAGAGAAGTCGTTGCCACGGCAACCAGAAGGATGACGCAAACAGAGGCTGGACGATAACGGACTTTATGACGGCTGGAATTAAGGTGGACCAACGCAAACCACAGACCTCTGAACACGCACACCTCTTTATTTACCTGAAACGTTTcgtgaaatgtatatatatatatatacacagtatgtttCCTGTGTACTTTTATGAGTCATAAATTCATGTTTACAGTGTTTCAACGATAATACACAACTTCAGGATTCAGTGAGATTGGCTTGATAATTTCAGTGTCTGcttatgagttgaaataattcccAGGAAACGTTTATGAGGTCTAATGAAGCTATTATATTAAATTTCGAATAACTCTGATGTTAAATTAAGAAAAAAGGGAATCAAGGGCCTATTTCTATTTTCTAAAGACAAAACTAGTGTCAGCATGGGAAATATAGGATGATTTTTCCTCTTCATATTACTGATGGTGATTCTCAGCCTTATTAAGTGGAACAGATTGTAGACACTAATTCTTCTGAGATGCTACctcttttttgtgtgtatattgtTGTATGTATACATTGAATTGTTTCATGGGAAGAAGACGGCTTTGTGTTTGCCCCAGCAGTTAAGCCATCCTTAAGGCTCCACCTTGAGTTGGTGGGGGTCAACTAGAGCGAGAGCGAGTGACTGGGGACGAAGGAGGGGGGGATAGCTGCAGGCATCAGAATCCatcgatagagagagagagagagagcaaactgTGAAACGATCTGACAAAACAGCATCTCTCTCAGCTAGACGGAAAACAGTGATCAGGTGAGAGACCAAAGCATTAGACAAAAAGAGAAAGATACGCCAAGATATTTTTTAATGGCCACACTTAGACAGCATTGAAATTACATGAGGGTTAGATAAACAAGggatagaaagagagaggaaatTTGAATCCTCTTGGCATGCGAGTGGATCCCTGGCTGGTTGGCACTGTGTGCGGTGCTCActctgtgtgtaagtgtatgcTGCAGAGTTTGTCGGTGGTGTTGGGACGCTTTGGACTGGAATGTATCTGAGCTAACCACAGGGGGCTTTCAGGAAGACACAGCTCTCACCATGCTGGGCAAGGATTACATGCTCGCCATCATCATCGTCAACTATGACGGTAGGTAGGCGGACGCATCTGCACTTTTGCCTCCTCTTTGTTCTTCACTCTTTCCCTCTGTTCAGGGTTGCTATGAAGTGGAGGCGGTGAGTGTGAAGAGTTTCCCTTCATCAACAAGCTTGAAATCAATCATTGTCTGTTGTTCACTTGCTCCGCCGCACACTTACTCATGGTACATGGTACAGGTGCTGTCATACTAGACCCAACTGACAGACTCACACTGCCCCTTTTTTAAGACAATTTTCAATTTTACAGAAATTAAGTCAATTGGCACTGATTGTACCTAAAGTAATGGGGAGCAACAGTTTTGGCATCGATTCACAAGTCTTgattttctcacccaaaatccaCGAAAAGTTTGAATGTACTGGTTTGCCTGTTGATATTGTTGACCATCTTTTCTCTTATGGACTTACACTTGGAATTGTAAACCCAAGGTCATTCTTAACCctggtttaaaggaataatctgggttcaatacagtttaagctcaatcgacagcatttgtggaatgatgttgattaccacaaaaattccttTAGACTCGtccctaattaaaaaaaaaaaagaaaaaaaaaaaagaaaaaatcgaggttacagtgaggcacttaccatggaagtgaatgaggccaatttttggaggatttaaaggcagaaatgtgaagcttataattttataaaagcacttacattaattcttcttttaaaacttgtgtattctttgagctgtaaagttgttgaaatcATAGTTTTTGTGGGACATCAGGGTTTACAGCGttttgtcgtcatggcaacgaagttgttaaaatgtatataactttacacagaaaaggttagtgaggtTAGTTATCaagcaaaaatcatgttaacacacatactgtattgtttacatcttgtctgtttattttgaaacagtgagtttttaacatttacttacatattggcctcattcacttccattgtaagtgcctgatcactgtaacccagatttttgctttgtttttttaagaaaaggagggacaagttgaaaataATTTCTgaggtaaccaacattatgccacaaatgctgtcaattgagcttaatttgtattgaacccggaacattcctttaacgtaGTCctaattatatttttactatgTTTCACGTTGTTCATACTTAACCCTTCGTTAGTAATTAGTCTAGGGTATTCTGGTTTCAGGATTGCATGTTGCGCGTACAGTATGTCAATCCTGTATTGACATTCTTATTACCATATGGCTGTTTAGTTTCTGATTGTTTGGCTGTGGCTAAAAAATCTTGCTGTTACATTATAGCATATAGCATTATATTATACTGCATGGTTTCACAGTGGACACCTTTGGCACCTCAATTCGGGATTAGTGCTACAAATGTTTAATAACCCAGAGTTATAAGCGGTGCTAACTCCTTCCAAAATTACCACCGTGGAATGTTGACCATGGGTTAATTTAAAAGTGGCCTTAACCCAGGGTAAAACTGACATTACCCAGGCTTGGGTTTAgtgcagtgtgaaaagcccttaagTGAGTCAGGCATACATGTAGCCTATCCATCTGCGATTTTGCTTATGGAAACACAATGGCATAATTTCCCTAAATGGTATTATTAAATATCAGATAGACCAGTACGCTACTTGTAGTATATGTAATATAGCTTGAACACTGATGGGTGATTCtgacgaaacctgtcaagaaaaattcttggtcatatttaaccccatatatatatatatatatatatatatatatatatatatatatatatatatatatatatatacatatactgtatgtttatatatatatatatatatatactgtatgtttatatatatatatatatacctgtatatatatattgcatgaagaaaatgaagccaaCATTTAggacctttaatatgttttgcattgtgacatttattttcaggacacttaagcacattacAATAGAAAATAAGCTATTGTGCaatgattttttaattaaaatcagtgGCGATGAAAgacagtaccaagggagtactgctttgatgtataaatacttacaATTTTAATAATATGTCTTTTCTCCCcccacattgcggtaatgagaatatcataatgaccatctgtTTTTTGCACTGGAGTAATAAGAATTGGGCAGTAAAATGTGTATcaatgtcataaaaataatatcacaataaaaaaaaaatcttaataaccCTAATTAGCcttcattttctgtatgcaaaatataattacacCCTGATATAGTTTGAAATGCAATCAATTTATAATGGTTGCCTTTATACAATGAGTTCCAACCAACAATACTTGATGTTTATTTACCATTCTTCCACACACCTGAGTTGTGGTGGCAAAGATTACACATTCAGCATTCAACATGTTTTGATCAGAATGGATCTACCTAGAGCTGTTGTCAGAAGTTACTGTTGCCACTCAAAATACTTTTAGACATCTATACTTCCTTGATGATGGAGCATTAGCTTGTAGGTTTATTGATTTTTCTCTGCATTAGGTAATTATGAAGTGACAGACTTTTGTGAAAAATTTAAACCGTTACATTACCTCCAGGTACAAATGCTCTTCAAATTCAAATGACAACAGCTCTAGGAAAACACAAACTGTCATCTTTGCGTCCTCCCCACGTCATCActcctaaaataatttctgttaaACATgctgatagtgtgtgtgtgagagaaagtgtgtgtctctgtcttcGTACAAGAGACCGTAAACGATGGAATAGCCTCTCCAAAACCAAAGGCATAAACACCAACGTATTCACAAGGGATTTAGACACAATGCTGAAGGTTGCTGAGTGTTTGCTGATTGAAGAACTGGCAGGAGCTTCTGTAGATGAACAGGAATCGATTGCATTTGAGTCAAATTTTACTTGCTTAATTTTGTTGTACGCTGTGCCTGAAAAACTGCCTGCCTCCATGCGAGAATGTCTTCATAAGGGCATCTCAAGTGAAATGGTGTGTCTGATTTATGTGTCTGATTTATGTGCCTCTTGATTTATTGAGTCCCAGATGGATGTTTTGATCCACCTCAAGTCTTAATCCTCCCAGTCTGACCTCACATGGACATAACGGCGTTAGAATTATCAGACCACTGACATAATGCCATTGAGATCATTTTTCTCCAGATGCAGATACAAGAATTTTTTTCTGGTTCCCTCtttctttattttgtattaaagctTAAACCTGGACATAATacaatttcattctttttttttcagctttcacAATATCCCCCGATTTTTATAGACAGTCTTTCTTTAAAGTCATGGACACATTCTGGTATGggatgcccacttttcacaatcaagTCAATTCATGTTGGATAAAAGTCTAATTTAATATTGAGATTTGGAATCTCTGtgaatgtcatttcatgttgacatttcaaattctttACCTCATACTTTGCAGCCTTTTGAGCCAATTTGAGACCATGGGGATGTTGAATTGAAAAGCGAGAACATCTATTGACTGCAATCAGTGCAATCATAGTGCCTCTATTACAGCTGTTTCAGTGGACTCCTGGGAGCCAGGAGTCGTCAATTCTGAGTTGCCACATGAGAGCTTTCTGGTTAGAGGCCCAATTCAGACACAGCGTTGGTGTTTGGATGATACCGCTTGCAATGGTTTCTGGGTGACCAAATGCATCAAAGAGAATGAGAGGCTGTCTGTGATGTACTCTCTTAAATTTCCTCTCCTTATTCCTCTGTTATGTGTTTGCGGTCACTCTCAAGAGTGgttgacagggttggggagtaacggaatacatgtaacgggattacgtatttaaaatacaaaatataagtaactgtattccactacagttacaatttaaattattggtaattagaatacagttacattcaaaaagtattttgattactgaagagattactttgcattttattgtcatttgtttcatttaatatttagtcctttcagatggaaaaatgtatacatataaatgatgcgatccaaagtgcatttgaacagcggtgaaacattttcttataatgtgttacattcatatgagcagacagagaagtaagtttaaagtaagtttggagcacaagaaatagaaataaaccttgtgtaaattgtcagctttacgctaagctaaaatgctatttctagccattttacatgcacgttaccaggtacgatcatatttttttatcagtaaaattcacgttggatcatatttggacattttctagtaagacctttgatattagggcaaaaatcatattattgataataatttttgtattgttttcctgtaaaaatattgaaaaatccttaaaacaagatcaatttgattgatcttgttttagaaacaaaacagcataagatatttaggtttttcagagaatgtatttttaacgtgtatttagTCTTACTGTACTgccagtttttatagtcaaaacaagtgaaaaaatctaccagtgctgaagaagtaattcagagtatttagaatacgttactgaccttgagtaatctaacggaatacgttataaattacattttatagcatgtattctgtaatctgtagtggaatacatttcaaaagtaaccctcccaaccctggtggtTGGGTGTTGAATGTTGTTTACTTGCAGGTATAGATTTCTAGAACAATTCAATAATTACACAttgaaggtgctgtaagcgatttatttgaaatttttaattttatttttattaaatgacatgTAGAAAACTTCcctattacctgtcagatatcgCTGAAATATGTGCCATGTAAtttcacacctgtctctgtaacagccctaggcCCAGTAAAAAGATGGCTGCAGGCTGAGGTCAGATCCTTTGTTTAACCAGTCAGAAGTCTTTCTGCCTGTCAGATCAGTTCATATATGAGCAACGGTCAGtaaacagtttcactaaataatacattatatttcagtttgtttctcaccaaacatcatcatatgctttcataacaatcatgaggctcatgaaataatttattagactcctgaattatacttttgcatccttttgaagcttgaagaggtggtcacaataaactgccattgtatgactcactgagcacaacaattttcacaatttctccctttgcgttaaaaaacaaaggaagacaaatggggttataacaacacaggggtgagtaaacaatgaattaattttcatttttgggtgaactaaccctttaagaagaGTATAagttctgtgccactagcagttCCAAATTTAGGTTAAAAAATAAGGGTAAGGTAATAATacataaagtttgtcaagacaaatttAATGTTGGCTTAAAAGCTTGGCCCGACAGTTTAAAATTGTTTGAAAAGTTtgaaatggaacgggacatccaTTCACTAACGGAATCTTCCaatgtagacagcttcattgattataatgggatctatttgcttttgatgcgccgtctggtgtagacaggtgGTGCATCCTAAACCACGCACTTCTTAATTACTTCATTTGTAATGCAAGTAATGAGAGTAGTATGTTAAAACTGAAAATGCAATACAAAAAAGTGTACTATGAATACGCAGATAATGCACATCTTCAACCATCACTGTTGGACACTTCGTGCACTCATTGCTTGCACTTGCTGTATGTAGAAaaaggggcagagttacctggctACGTTGCTGGTATGAAAAAACCATTAGTAAATAACGAGAATGTAGCAACTTGCGAAACTTCAGTGAAaacaacaccttacaaatgtgtgttgaatgctttaccatcaccccacactgtgtgaatatgtacagtatttgagatacaagtgttgaactgaggatggctaatgcgctaaagctagcggcaacacatcgtatgcatttgaaacatcacttccgtcaGCAAACGATGAaagcttccgtgtagtaaaaaaaagttaagtGTTTCATTTGGGAAGATACTTCGCAAAATTCATAAACTACATGGCTGCgtgcatagtgtataatataagtgcatagtgtatccacaatattctcagcgagcCCACTGTATTTCGCCAGATGGATGGAATTTCTGGTTGGCTAGCAGAAGTGTGATTGGTTGGCATCTTGTGTGTTGCCGATCACTGCTTGCTTGCATGTCATgcagttagattcttgctttttaaatgttgtaagatgtctttaaaattccccggacaatgtgtgcagttagtGGTTATCATAATATTCAAGCGAAACtaaagttttatctaaaacagcaatgttatgatcagaaacctcTCGCAAAGCAAAGTGCTcctgtcccagatgctgcttcttccatcggctgctTACAaaaggattgacttaggaacatctgtttgaaaaagcttggaataatttgcttttatggaaagaaattggtact
The DNA window shown above is from Myxocyprinus asiaticus isolate MX2 ecotype Aquarium Trade chromosome 40, UBuf_Myxa_2, whole genome shotgun sequence and carries:
- the LOC127430400 gene encoding SLC35A4 upstream open reading frame protein-like translates to MADNKDPFRQLKDLSLLKDQLEDIQHRMENEVQAGSVFSSPFLKGFLAGYVVAKLRSSAVLGVLVGTCTGIYAAQNYQVPNIEQTMKNYFSSFKKGR